In Beggiatoa leptomitoformis, the genomic window CATACTGAATCCTAAGCCATTTGAGCTTGGACGAGTGACTTGCGCCCAACTGGTCGATTCTTCAGCAATCATTAAACTGCCTGCGCATTCTGCTTGTACCACGCTATTTAATTCTTGGAGAAAGGAAATAGCTTCTATATTTTCGTGTCCACCATATTGATTTGGCAACCATTCACCCGCTTTACGCGAATAATCCAAATATAACATGGAGGCAACCGCATCAACCCGTAATCCATCTATATGAAAAATTTTTAACCAATATAATGCGTTAGAGATTAAAAAACTGCGAACTTCAAGGCGTGCGTAATTAAAAACATACGTTCCCCATTCTTTATGCTCGCCCTTGCGTGGGTCAGGATGTTCATAAAGTGCCGTTCCATCAAATCGTGCTAGTCCGTGCGCGTCTTTAGGAAAATGTCCGGGAACCCAATCGAGTAATACACCAATGTTATGTTGATGACAATAATCAATAAAATAGCGAAAATCATCGGGTGAACCAAAACGGCTAGTTGGTGCGTAAAATCCCGTCACTTGATAACCCCACGAAGGATCGTAGGGGTGTTCGGCAATAGGTAATAATTCTATGTGTGTGAAGCCTAAGCGTTCAATGTATGCGACTAAACGATGGGCTAATTCTCGATAATTTAAAAATTTGCCTGCTTCATTTCGTTGCCACGAGCCTAAATGGACTTCATAAATACTCATTGGGCGGTGCGACCATTGGCTCTGTGCGCGGTTAGCCAGCCAATTTGCGTCTTGCCATTCGTGTTGTGAATTAGGCACTACATAGTTGGCGGTGTGCGGACGATTTTCACAGCCTTGTGCGTAAGGGTCTGACTTAATAAATATATTACCCGTCGCCCGTTGTCGGATTTCGAATTTATAAAGATTGCAGGTCGCCAGATTAGGAATAAAAAGTTCCCAAACACCGCTACTTCCGCGTACTCGCATGGGGTGTATGCGCCCATCCCATTGATTAAACTCGCCAACCACGCTCACACGCTCGGCATTAGGGGCCCAAACGGCAAATAATATACCGTCTATAGTGTTAATTTGATGTTGATGCGCACCTAGAAATTGATACGCATGGCGATGTTTTCCTTCATTAAATAAATGCAAATCAAACTCGGTGAGTTGCGGGGGAAAACAATAAGGGTCATAACGTTGGTGAATGCCGTATTGGTCGCTCCATTGAATCTGATAATTATCAGGTACTTCTGTTGCTTGTCCGTGCCATTCAAATATGTCGGTATTGCCTATTCGCTGTAGGGATAGGGGCGCATGTAAAAATCGTACCTGCTCGGCATGGGGAAGTAGGACTCGCACCATGCAATTTTTTCCGTTTACATGTCGTCCTAACACGGCAAACGGGTCGTGGTGACAAGCCGACAACAATTTCTGAATATCAGAAGATAATGGAGGGGTCATCTCACGGTTTCCTGAGAAAGGAGGGATAAAATACGCGTCTGCATAATATGGTACGTCTTACATAATGTAATCTTTTTAATAAAATACAACACCAACACAAGAGAATACGTAAACGTCATACTTTTGTTGTTTTCTGGTCTTTTAATTCGGTTAATCCTGATTCAGACAAACAATTCGCTAAGCGTACAAAATCTGCTACATCTAGCGTTTCCGCACGGGTTTGTGGGTCTATACCCATTTGCTGAATTTGTGTATCAGATAGGAGATTTTTTAAATTATTTCGTAATGTTTTCCGTCGTTGTGCAAACGCGCTGGTAATCACACGCTGAAAAACGGCTTCATCATTTGCAGGGCAGGGCAATGTTTGATAAGGAATTAATTGTACAATGCTCGATTCTACTTTCGGCGCGGGCGTAAATGCACCCGACCCTACATCAAATAATTTTTCCACCTGACAACGATACTGTAACGCTACGGATAATCGCCCATAATTCGCCGTATCAGGGGCTGCTGTCATACGGTCAACCACTTCTTTTTGTAACATAAATAACATGTCACTGATGCAGGGTGTAAATTCTAATAGGTGAAATAACAATGGCGTAGAAATGTTGTAGGGTAGATTGCCAATAATCCGTAATGATTGACCTGCCTGTGCGAGTTGTCCAAAATCAAACTTTAGCGCGTCCGCTTGATATAAAGTTAATTTCCCTAATGGCGCACAGGTCTGTTGCAATAACGTGGCTAAATCCCGATCTATTTCAACAACGCTTAATTGCCCTAACAATTCTAACAATGGCAATGTTAATGCACCACGTCCCGCCCCTATTTCTACAATCTGCTGTTTGGGTTGCGGTGCGAACGCTTGAATAATGCGTGCAATAACCGACGCATCATGTAAAAAATTCTGTCCAAACCGTTTACGCGGTTGTGGAAAAGCACTTGGCTGGCTCATAGAGAAGATAACTTTTTTGATGAATGTGACTTTAATAACTGAAACTAACGCTCGAATATGCCCATTATGACACAAACCACCGTTCCCCTAACCGCCCCGCTCGTGATGGGTATTTTAAACCTCACCCCCGATTCTTTCTCCGATGGTGGCAAATTTACCGCCCAAGATATCGCCTTACAACACGCCGAACGTTTGGTAAAAGAAGGCGCGCAAATAATTGATATTGGCGGAGAATCAACCAGACCAAACGCGCAGCCCGTCGCTGAACAGGCAGAATTAGACCGTGTTATGCCCATTATAGAAAAAGTCTTAGCAGAATTGCCCGTACAAGTCTCTGTTGATACTTATAAAGCAGGCGTAATGCGTGCCGCAATAAATGCAGGGGTGCATATTATTAATGATATTGCTGCATTAGGTGAAGAAGGTAGTTTACAAACTGTTGCCGCATCGCCCCATATCACCGTGTGTTTAATGCACAAACAAGGCACGCCACAAACCATGCAAATAAATCCCACTTATACCGATGTGAGCCGCGAAGTCTGCGACTTTTTACAAACCCGTGTACAAGCCTGTTTACAAGCGGGTATCACGCAAGACCGTATTTGGTTAGACCCCGGTTTTGGCTTTGGTAAAACCCCTGAACACAATTTGCAATTAATGAATCGTTTAGAACAATTAACGGCATTGGGCTATCCTGTTTTAATTGGTGTATCGCGAAAATCTTTACTGGGAACGGTATTGCATAAACCCGTTGCTGAACGGCTTTATGGCAGTTTAGCACTGGCAGTGTTAGCGATTAGCAAAGGCGCAAAAATCGTGCGTACCCATGATGTTGCTGCAACCGTTGATGTCATAAAAACGGCTTATGCAGTTTTACAAGAACACGTAGAGGCTTAAAACCATGGCAGCCAAAAAATCCACAGATTATCAGCGCAATTATAACAAGCTAAAAACCATCGCAGAGACCATGCGCCAAGAAGAAGCCTTAGATATAGACCAATTAATTCCCTTAGTTGAAGAAGCCAGTAAGGCTTATAAAGCGTGTCAGGAAAGAATTGCAGCGGTAGAAAAAGTATTAAAAACCGTTGAGTAATAACAGATATTTATCATTTCCTCACCGTGTTGCGACGATATTAAGCCATATCCTTTCTTTTCTTTTTGTGACTTAATGACTGCATCACTTTATCGCATAGAAAACAACCATTCTCATGTCCTCTGATACATTACTTGATGACCCTTTGCTTGCCTGTTTAGTGATATTAACCAAGTTGAATAACAAGCCTTTTTCAGCGGATGCACTGCGGGCAGGATTACCCTTAGAAAACAATCAATTTTCCCCTGCAACGTTTATCCGTTCGGCTGAGCGAGCAGGATTGTCCGCCCGTTTAGCCGCGCAACCCTTAGCCAGCATAAGTGCATTGTATTTGCCTGCGGTGTTACTGCTTACTGACGGGCAAGCGTGCATTTTACTCAAACAGGTGGGTAAAAAACGTGTACAAGTCATCTTTCCTGCGGTTGGTGAAGGCAGTAGTGAAATAGAACTGAGTGAATTGGCGAAAAACTATAGCGGGTCGGTGCTATTTGCGCGCCCTGTTTATGCTTTTGACCAACGCACGGCAGAGGCAGAACATGCACCGCGCCCAAGAAGTTGGTTTTGGGGAACATTATGGCAATCATGGGGACTTTATACCGAAGTATTGTTAGCGTCGTTGCTGATTAATTTATTCGCCTTGGCTTCGCCTTTATTCGTTATGAATGTGTACGACCGCGTTGTACCGAATAATGCTTTAGAAACATTATGGGTTTTGGCGATTGGTATGTTGATTGTGTTTGTATTTGATTTTTTAATGCGCAGTTTACGCGGGTATTTTATTGATGTTGCTGGTAAACGTGCAGATATTGTGTTATCGAGTCGCGTTTTTGAGCAAGTGTTAGGCTCACAACGAAGTGCGCATCCAACCTCTGTTGGTGCTTTTGCCAATCAGTTACATGAATTTGAATCTTTCCGAGATTTTTTTACTTCCGCAACATTAACAGCGGTTATTGATTTGCCTTTCGCGTTGCTGTTTGTGGTTGCAATTTGGGGCTTATTACATCCCGCATTGGCTTTATTGCCTTTATTTGCTATACCCTTGATTATTCTATTTAGCTTATTACTACAGTTGCCTTTACGTAAAGTTATTCAGCAAACCACGCAGGCAAGCGCGCAAAAACAAGCGGTGTTGGTGGAAACCTTAAGTGGATTGGAAACGCTCAAAACCGTGCGGGCGGAAGGCAATATGCAACGCCGTTGGGAATTGTTAATGGCGCAGTTAGCACAAGGTGGGTTGAAAGTACGATATTTATCGGCGTTATCCGTTAATTTTTCAGTTTTTATTCAACAACTCACTAGCGTTATTGTAGTGGTCTATGGGGTTTATTTAATTGCGGATAAGGAAATTACAACGGGAACATTAATCGCGGCGACAATTCTTACAGGACGTGCATTAGCCCCAATGGCGCAGGTAGTCAGTTTAATCACCCGTTATCATCAGTCGTTACAAGCATTTAAATCATTAGACCGCTTGATGCGGATGCCGTTAGAACGACCATTAAATCATCCTTTTGTACATCGTCCCCTGTTGCAGGGAAATATTGAATTTAAACAGGTGGCGTTTAGTTATCCACAACAAGCACAAACGGTTTTGCAAGCGGTTTCTTTTGGTATTCAAGCAGGTGAACGGGTTGGCATTATTGGACGCATTGGTTCGGGAAAAAGTACGATTGCAAAGTTATTACTTAGCTTATATCCACCTGAATCAGGTAGTATTTTAGTAGATGGGGTGGATAGTCGACAAATAGACCCTGAAGATTTACGCCGTAATATGGGCTATGTCGCGCAAGACCCAACCTTATTTTATGGCACTGTGCGCGATAATATTGTCCTTGGCGCGCCGTATGCGGATGACGCGCAGGTATTGCGTGCCGCAACCTTGGCGGGGGTGACTGACTTTGTTAATCGTCATCCCTTGGGTTTTGATATGCGCGTTGGTGAACGGGGCGAGGGTTTATCAGGTGGACAGCGTCAAGCGATTGTTTTGGCACGTGCGTTTTTGTTAAATCCACCGATTTTATTATTGGATGAACCAAGCAACGCAATGGATAGCAGTACGGAGGAGGCGTTAAAAGCGCGTTTATCGCCCTATTTAGCGGATAAAACCTTAATCCTTGTCACACATCGCCAGTCCTTGTTATCGTTGGTTGAGCGGCTGATTGTGGTGGATAACGGACAGGTTATGGCCGTTGGGGAACGTGAGCAAGTGATTCAGGCGTTGCGAAATGGGGAAGTGCGGGTAGGACAGTAATTATTAGAAAATGGCATTTTCAGGGGTTAATCAATTTGTGATACATGACGGATAACATTGCTTAGGGGGATGGTATCCGTTACGTTACTTTATTAAGTTTGCCTAATGCCCTGTTAATCCCGTAGCGCGGTTTTTATCGGGCATTGTATCGGGTAGATAGTGTTGATATTCTGACAAATCGCCATTTAAACTGGCTTGTTTTACCACAACAGGACGTAAGAAAATAATCAATTCCGTTTTATTATATTCATCATTGCGATAGCTAAACGCATCGCCCACCAATGGCAGATTGGACAAGACGGGTAAGCCCATTTTACCTTGTTCTGTCGTATCTTGCATTAAACCGCCAATAATCGCTACATCACCATTATTAACCCTTAAAATCGATTCAATTTCCCGTACTTGAATTTCAGGAACTTGGCTGGTTATACCTGCGCTCGCTAACTCTGGGTTAGGGTCGTTTACAAAACCAATAATCCGTGAAATAGTCGGGTGTACATTCAGCGTAACTTGTCCTATCTCACTGATTTGTGGGGTAACATTCATGACTAATCCAACGGGGACGGTGTTAATCGCTGTAGAATAAGCCGTGCGTGAACGTGTATCTGTATCGCTAATCGTTACGTCAACCGTAAAATAAACCCGATTATCAACCACTTTTAAAATAGCCGATTGATTATTCAGCACCATGAGTTTTGGACTGGAAAGTACTTTTACTGTGCCAAACTCTTCCAACATTTTGACCGTAGCAGAAATATTCCCAGTTCCACTATCAGGATTGCTATAAGTGAAACTATACGCGGGGGGTTGTGCCAAATTGCCCGCGAGGAGTTGTTGCGCATAGCTGAAATTACCATTGATTCGTTGCCAATCAACCCCTGCTTGATATTGATTATTTAAAGTCACTTCTGCAATAGTCGCTTCGATTAATACTTGTCGTTGCGCGCTATTCATCACGTCATCTAAAAAACGTTGAATGTCTTCATGCTGCTTATAGGTTGCCCGCACCGTCAAAATGCCTGTTTCAGGGTTAATCGTCACATTGCCATTTTTCTCCGCGCCTGTACTTTCCTTATCGTTTAATAAATTAGACACATTTTCTTGTAACGTTTTCCAAAAATTATTGTTAGATACATTTTTAATGCTAGAAATGGAATTATTGCCTGACGTAATAGTCGTACCCCCTTTTCCAACAGCAACCGTGCCTGTACTAGCAACTTGCGTTGAAATAGCGGTTTCACTGGTGGATTCACGGCTCATATTGACGTAACTAATTTTATACGTCCGTAACTCAGGTTTATCAGGTCTGACGATTAATACACGGTCTTCTGAAATTTCATAACGCAAACTCACTTGTTGTGAAATACGTTCCAACAGTTGTGGCAAGGTTTGGTCTAGTGCATTTAAAGAAACAATACCTTCAATACCGGGATGAATGTCGATATTCAAATTAGCATCTCTAGC contains:
- the glgB gene encoding 1,4-alpha-glucan branching protein GlgB, with the translated sequence MTPPLSSDIQKLLSACHHDPFAVLGRHVNGKNCMVRVLLPHAEQVRFLHAPLSLQRIGNTDIFEWHGQATEVPDNYQIQWSDQYGIHQRYDPYCFPPQLTEFDLHLFNEGKHRHAYQFLGAHQHQINTIDGILFAVWAPNAERVSVVGEFNQWDGRIHPMRVRGSSGVWELFIPNLATCNLYKFEIRQRATGNIFIKSDPYAQGCENRPHTANYVVPNSQHEWQDANWLANRAQSQWSHRPMSIYEVHLGSWQRNEAGKFLNYRELAHRLVAYIERLGFTHIELLPIAEHPYDPSWGYQVTGFYAPTSRFGSPDDFRYFIDYCHQHNIGVLLDWVPGHFPKDAHGLARFDGTALYEHPDPRKGEHKEWGTYVFNYARLEVRSFLISNALYWLKIFHIDGLRVDAVASMLYLDYSRKAGEWLPNQYGGHENIEAISFLQELNSVVQAECAGSLMIAEESTSWAQVTRPSSNGLGFSMKWNMGWMHDTAIYFREDQQHRRYHHQLLTFGMLYAFSENFVLPFSHDEVVHGKGSLLNKMPGDTWQKFANLRLLFTYLWTYSGKKLLFMGCEFGQEREWSEERALDWELLDKPNHQGIQNIVKDLNQLYCQQPALHQFDFEGQGFTWIDCSDNKQSVIAFKRRAGAEELLILFNFTATPRYNYRIGVQQLGVYHEIFNSDSYHYQGSNMGNDAITADNQTWKEYPYSVSLTLPPLAGIILQLKTS
- the rsmA gene encoding 16S rRNA (adenine(1518)-N(6)/adenine(1519)-N(6))-dimethyltransferase RsmA, giving the protein MSQPSAFPQPRKRFGQNFLHDASVIARIIQAFAPQPKQQIVEIGAGRGALTLPLLELLGQLSVVEIDRDLATLLQQTCAPLGKLTLYQADALKFDFGQLAQAGQSLRIIGNLPYNISTPLLFHLLEFTPCISDMLFMLQKEVVDRMTAAPDTANYGRLSVALQYRCQVEKLFDVGSGAFTPAPKVESSIVQLIPYQTLPCPANDEAVFQRVITSAFAQRRKTLRNNLKNLLSDTQIQQMGIDPQTRAETLDVADFVRLANCLSESGLTELKDQKTTKV
- the folP gene encoding dihydropteroate synthase; its protein translation is MTQTTVPLTAPLVMGILNLTPDSFSDGGKFTAQDIALQHAERLVKEGAQIIDIGGESTRPNAQPVAEQAELDRVMPIIEKVLAELPVQVSVDTYKAGVMRAAINAGVHIINDIAALGEEGSLQTVAASPHITVCLMHKQGTPQTMQINPTYTDVSREVCDFLQTRVQACLQAGITQDRIWLDPGFGFGKTPEHNLQLMNRLEQLTALGYPVLIGVSRKSLLGTVLHKPVAERLYGSLALAVLAISKGAKIVRTHDVAATVDVIKTAYAVLQEHVEA
- the xseB gene encoding exodeoxyribonuclease VII small subunit, whose amino-acid sequence is MAAKKSTDYQRNYNKLKTIAETMRQEEALDIDQLIPLVEEASKAYKACQERIAAVEKVLKTVE
- a CDS encoding type I secretion system permease/ATPase, with amino-acid sequence MSSDTLLDDPLLACLVILTKLNNKPFSADALRAGLPLENNQFSPATFIRSAERAGLSARLAAQPLASISALYLPAVLLLTDGQACILLKQVGKKRVQVIFPAVGEGSSEIELSELAKNYSGSVLFARPVYAFDQRTAEAEHAPRPRSWFWGTLWQSWGLYTEVLLASLLINLFALASPLFVMNVYDRVVPNNALETLWVLAIGMLIVFVFDFLMRSLRGYFIDVAGKRADIVLSSRVFEQVLGSQRSAHPTSVGAFANQLHEFESFRDFFTSATLTAVIDLPFALLFVVAIWGLLHPALALLPLFAIPLIILFSLLLQLPLRKVIQQTTQASAQKQAVLVETLSGLETLKTVRAEGNMQRRWELLMAQLAQGGLKVRYLSALSVNFSVFIQQLTSVIVVVYGVYLIADKEITTGTLIAATILTGRALAPMAQVVSLITRYHQSLQAFKSLDRLMRMPLERPLNHPFVHRPLLQGNIEFKQVAFSYPQQAQTVLQAVSFGIQAGERVGIIGRIGSGKSTIAKLLLSLYPPESGSILVDGVDSRQIDPEDLRRNMGYVAQDPTLFYGTVRDNIVLGAPYADDAQVLRAATLAGVTDFVNRHPLGFDMRVGERGEGLSGGQRQAIVLARAFLLNPPILLLDEPSNAMDSSTEEALKARLSPYLADKTLILVTHRQSLLSLVERLIVVDNGQVMAVGEREQVIQALRNGEVRVGQ
- the mshL gene encoding pilus (MSHA type) biogenesis protein MshL codes for the protein MSFSFHNLLFIFSINVMCFISACAPQPPAPSQGHLNNTSLPKTKANIPPPVIQTPPLPPPQPVQPLETYSVTVDSVPVEKLLLALARDANLNIDIHPGIEGIVSLNALDQTLPQLLERISQQVSLRYEISEDRVLIVRPDKPELRTYKISYVNMSRESTSETAISTQVASTGTVAVGKGGTTITSGNNSISSIKNVSNNNFWKTLQENVSNLLNDKESTGAEKNGNVTINPETGILTVRATYKQHEDIQRFLDDVMNSAQRQVLIEATIAEVTLNNQYQAGVDWQRINGNFSYAQQLLAGNLAQPPAYSFTYSNPDSGTGNISATVKMLEEFGTVKVLSSPKLMVLNNQSAILKVVDNRVYFTVDVTISDTDTRSRTAYSTAINTVPVGLVMNVTPQISEIGQVTLNVHPTISRIIGFVNDPNPELASAGITSQVPEIQVREIESILRVNNGDVAIIGGLMQDTTEQGKMGLPVLSNLPLVGDAFSYRNDEYNKTELIIFLRPVVVKQASLNGDLSEYQHYLPDTMPDKNRATGLTGH